One region of Rhodocaloribacter litoris genomic DNA includes:
- a CDS encoding YaaA family protein, whose protein sequence is MPNFAILLPPAEGKRDGGNPFAPDMFDYRSSNTFNYFNELNPERRALIDALQKTIRESDTATLEKIFGVKGETLEETIRTNLALYEAPLMSALDRYSPGVMFKAMDFAGLPTGAQRRLLEQGIIFSGLFGLLRPDDLIPNYRLRMDAVLPEIGKVSQYWRPHVSKLLNRRLEGAYVWNLLPGAHQEAWDDTHTYAEMVVVKFFIERDGERKPVSHGVKPLRGRLVNFIVRETLEDYEPLRNWEHPDGYRLDEAASTYDEATRTRTLVMVKAENG, encoded by the coding sequence ATGCCCAACTTCGCCATCCTCCTGCCCCCGGCCGAAGGCAAGCGCGACGGAGGCAACCCCTTCGCGCCGGACATGTTCGACTACCGCTCCTCGAACACCTTCAACTACTTCAATGAGCTGAACCCGGAACGCCGCGCCCTCATCGACGCGCTGCAAAAAACCATCCGGGAAAGCGATACGGCCACCCTGGAGAAAATCTTCGGCGTCAAGGGCGAGACGCTCGAAGAAACCATCCGCACCAACCTCGCCCTCTATGAAGCCCCCCTCATGTCGGCGCTCGACCGCTACAGCCCCGGCGTGATGTTCAAGGCCATGGACTTCGCCGGGCTGCCCACCGGCGCACAGCGTCGCCTCCTCGAACAGGGTATCATCTTCTCCGGCCTCTTCGGCCTGTTGCGCCCGGACGACCTCATCCCCAACTACCGCCTCCGCATGGATGCCGTCCTGCCCGAGATCGGCAAGGTGTCGCAGTACTGGCGTCCCCACGTGAGCAAACTGCTCAACCGGCGGCTCGAAGGCGCCTACGTGTGGAACCTGCTGCCCGGCGCCCACCAGGAAGCCTGGGACGACACCCACACCTATGCGGAAATGGTCGTCGTCAAGTTCTTCATCGAACGCGACGGCGAACGCAAGCCCGTCTCGCACGGTGTCAAACCGCTGCGGGGGCGGCTGGTCAACTTCATCGTCCGGGAAACCCTCGAAGACTACGAACCCCTGCGGAACTGGGAACACCCCGACGGCTACCGCCTCGACGAAGCCGCCTCCACGTACGACGAGGCCACCCGCACGCGCACGCTCGTGATGGTGAAAGCGGAGAACGGATAG
- a CDS encoding type III pantothenate kinase, with protein MWLALDIGNSSVKGGLFEGSGLVHTFRLDLTRRDPPEAWDAALRAALAGQRVERAGVASVVPPVVEGVRAVLSRLTGAAPVVVHPGLRLPLRLAYETPHTLGADRLAAAVAAWTRYGHAPETPRDVVALDAGTAVTYDVVDRTGTFLGGPIGAGPVLVRQGLATGTAQLPEVPLERPVEVIGRSTREALQSGILYGFIDSVAGMLARLAARLGRRPYVVATGGWAPFLADHLDAIDHVEPHLVLQGIYDLMVLNGGSA; from the coding sequence ATGTGGCTGGCACTCGACATCGGCAACAGTTCGGTCAAGGGCGGCCTGTTCGAAGGCTCCGGCCTGGTGCACACCTTCCGGCTCGATCTGACCCGGCGCGATCCGCCGGAAGCCTGGGACGCGGCGCTGCGGGCGGCCCTGGCGGGGCAGCGGGTCGAGCGGGCCGGCGTCGCCTCGGTCGTTCCACCCGTGGTGGAGGGCGTGCGGGCGGTGCTTTCCCGGCTCACGGGCGCGGCGCCCGTGGTGGTGCACCCGGGGCTCCGGCTGCCGCTCCGGCTGGCCTACGAGACGCCCCACACCCTGGGCGCCGACCGCCTCGCCGCGGCCGTGGCGGCCTGGACGCGGTACGGTCATGCGCCGGAGACCCCCCGGGACGTCGTGGCCCTGGATGCCGGCACCGCCGTGACCTACGACGTGGTCGACCGCACCGGCACGTTCCTCGGCGGCCCGATCGGTGCGGGGCCGGTCCTCGTCCGGCAGGGGCTGGCGACCGGCACGGCCCAGCTTCCCGAAGTGCCCCTCGAACGCCCGGTCGAGGTCATCGGCCGCTCGACGCGCGAAGCGCTGCAATCCGGCATCCTGTATGGCTTCATCGACAGCGTCGCCGGGATGCTGGCCCGCCTGGCCGCCCGGCTCGGCCGCCGGCCGTACGTGGTCGCCACGGGCGGCTGGGCGCCGTTCCTGGCTGATCACCTCGACGCCATCGACCACGTGGAGCCCCACCTCGTGCTGCAGGGGATCTACGACCTGATGGTGCTCAACGGCGGTTCGGCGTGA
- a CDS encoding patatin-like phospholipase family protein — protein sequence MSSSSTSERLRPFTLVLAGGGARGFAHIGVLRALEALGYRPAALVGVSMGAVVGVTYALRPDWYQALLSMDTSTFPKPLPAADTAATGRKLRAWFARAQVVYDMVRDWGPGRYALSAGRHLLHELTQGRLLEETRLPVAVSTTDLRSGQRYVIYSGRAEEALYASSALAGVLPPLRRGNRLLADGAYADIAPVDVARGFGNPVVIAVDPGQALTPAEVHNGYQALLRAMEICHLRHADARLGLADLVLRPPFRHTIDTFDFEARRECVAAGWRVVRQHRQVLARLLQAPHGPPPRPGTTPSPPSVAAH from the coding sequence ATGTCCTCCTCCTCAACTTCAGAACGCCTGCGCCCCTTCACCCTGGTCCTGGCCGGGGGGGGAGCCCGCGGGTTCGCCCACATCGGGGTCTTGCGGGCCCTCGAGGCCCTGGGGTATCGCCCCGCGGCCCTCGTGGGCGTTTCGATGGGGGCGGTCGTCGGGGTTACCTATGCCCTGCGCCCCGACTGGTACCAGGCCCTTCTGAGCATGGACACCAGCACCTTCCCCAAACCGCTCCCCGCGGCTGATACGGCGGCCACCGGGCGCAAGCTACGGGCGTGGTTCGCCCGGGCCCAGGTGGTGTATGACATGGTGCGGGACTGGGGCCCCGGCCGGTATGCCCTTTCGGCCGGTCGCCATCTGTTGCATGAGCTGACGCAGGGGCGGCTCCTGGAAGAGACCCGCCTGCCCGTGGCCGTATCGACCACCGACCTGCGTTCGGGCCAGCGGTATGTGATATACTCCGGGCGGGCCGAGGAGGCCCTCTACGCCAGCAGCGCCCTCGCCGGCGTGCTCCCCCCGTTGCGACGCGGGAACCGGCTGCTGGCCGACGGAGCCTATGCCGACATCGCCCCCGTGGATGTGGCGAGGGGCTTCGGCAACCCCGTGGTCATCGCGGTGGATCCCGGCCAGGCCCTGACCCCGGCCGAGGTCCACAACGGATACCAGGCCCTGCTGCGGGCCATGGAGATCTGCCACCTGCGTCATGCTGACGCGCGCCTGGGCCTGGCCGACCTCGTGTTGCGCCCTCCTTTCCGCCACACCATCGACACCTTCGACTTCGAGGCCAGGCGCGAATGTGTGGCTGCCGGGTGGCGTGTGGTGCGGCAACACCGGCAGGTCTTGGCCCGGTTACTACAGGCCCCCCATGGCCCTCCTCCCCGGCCGGGGACAACCCCCTCCCCCCCCTCCGTCGCCGCCCACTGA
- a CDS encoding alpha/beta fold hydrolase, translated as MPCSPYLLHEEKGFRFLDEGPVTKAPPVVLLHGMLGDLSNWSGTVAALSARQYRVLAPVLPVYELPLPQANVRGLVAYLHDFLTTICDGPVVLAGNSLGGHVALLYVLEHPGRVVALVLSGASGIYEVEIGSSTMRRRDRSFIRERAARTFYSPEHVTDELVEEVYEVVNDRGRVLRLIRMARSVQAETVTDRLGEIQAPTLLVWGRNDTITPPEVAETFAHLLPDAELHFINRCGHAPMIEHPAAFNAILLDFMRRKLGVPLRVAVSS; from the coding sequence ATGCCTTGTTCGCCCTATTTGCTTCATGAGGAGAAGGGATTTCGTTTTCTTGACGAGGGCCCGGTCACGAAGGCGCCGCCCGTCGTCCTGTTGCACGGCATGCTGGGCGACCTGAGCAACTGGTCCGGCACGGTGGCGGCCCTGTCGGCCCGGCAATACCGGGTGCTGGCGCCGGTGCTGCCCGTTTACGAGCTGCCGCTGCCGCAGGCCAACGTGCGAGGGCTGGTGGCCTATCTCCACGACTTTCTCACGACGATCTGTGACGGTCCGGTGGTGCTGGCCGGCAACTCGCTGGGCGGGCACGTGGCGTTGCTCTACGTCCTCGAACACCCCGGCCGGGTCGTCGCGCTCGTGCTCTCCGGCGCCTCGGGTATCTACGAGGTTGAGATCGGCTCGTCCACGATGCGGCGCAGAGACCGGTCGTTCATTCGGGAACGGGCCGCACGCACCTTCTACAGCCCCGAGCACGTCACCGACGAGCTGGTGGAAGAGGTCTACGAGGTGGTCAATGATCGGGGGCGTGTCCTGCGGCTGATCCGCATGGCGCGCTCCGTTCAGGCCGAGACCGTCACGGATCGCCTGGGCGAGATCCAGGCGCCCACCCTGCTCGTCTGGGGGCGCAACGATACCATCACCCCACCGGAGGTGGCCGAAACCTTTGCCCACCTGCTGCCGGATGCCGAACTGCACTTCATCAACCGGTGCGGGCACGCCCCCATGATCGAACACCCGGCCGCCTTCAACGCGATCCTGCTCGACTTCATGCGCCGGAAGCTGGGGGTTCCCCTCCGGGTGGCCGTCTCCTCCTGA
- the udk gene encoding uridine kinase, translated as MLRPVVIGIAGGSGSGKTTVLRRILDAFGPERIAVLDHDAYYVDLSHLPFEARTRFNFDHPDALETRLMRAHLDALLAGQPIEKPVYNFTTHTREATTQTVWPRPVIIVEGILVLAEPLLRERMDIKLFVDADDDVRLMRRIRRDLHERGRTIESVLAQYEQTVRPMHLEFVEPSKREADVIIPRGGQNEVAIEMVLARIEMLLQQAAPAAAP; from the coding sequence ATGCTGCGCCCGGTCGTCATCGGCATTGCCGGGGGATCCGGCTCCGGCAAAACCACCGTCCTGCGCCGCATCCTGGACGCCTTCGGGCCGGAACGCATTGCCGTCCTGGACCACGACGCCTACTACGTCGACCTGAGTCACCTCCCTTTCGAAGCCCGGACCCGCTTCAACTTCGACCATCCGGACGCCCTGGAAACCCGCCTCATGCGGGCCCACCTGGATGCCCTGCTGGCCGGGCAGCCCATCGAGAAGCCGGTCTACAACTTCACCACGCATACCCGGGAGGCCACGACGCAGACCGTCTGGCCCCGGCCCGTGATCATCGTCGAAGGGATCCTCGTGCTGGCCGAACCCCTCTTGCGCGAGCGCATGGACATCAAGCTCTTCGTCGACGCAGACGACGACGTCCGGCTCATGCGGCGCATCCGGCGGGACCTGCACGAGCGCGGGCGGACCATCGAGTCGGTGCTGGCGCAGTACGAGCAAACCGTCCGCCCGATGCACCTCGAGTTCGTCGAACCCTCGAAGCGGGAAGCGGACGTGATCATCCCCCGGGGCGGGCAGAACGAGGTCGCCATCGAGATGGTGCTGGCCCGGATCGAGATGCTGCTGCAGCAGGCCGCCCCGGCCGCAGCGCCATAG
- a CDS encoding universal stress protein, whose amino-acid sequence MVPVRNILVARDLADASDAPLSFALACARQHGARIHIVYGALQPGDPDNVPPEAELPDEVFLETLRASTPVSTEELEIQFAVSRGVSPVQALLRYATDQQVDLIVTGSRNHSALRRLLGRSLSQQLARTAPCPVTIVREEARA is encoded by the coding sequence ATGGTACCGGTCCGCAACATCCTCGTCGCGCGGGATCTCGCCGACGCATCCGATGCCCCCCTCTCTTTCGCCCTCGCCTGTGCCCGGCAGCACGGTGCCCGCATCCACATCGTCTACGGGGCCCTTCAGCCGGGTGACCCGGATAACGTCCCCCCGGAAGCCGAGCTCCCAGACGAGGTGTTCCTGGAGACCCTGCGAGCCAGCACCCCGGTCTCCACCGAGGAACTGGAGATTCAATTTGCCGTCTCGCGCGGGGTGTCCCCCGTGCAGGCGCTCCTCCGCTACGCCACCGACCAACAGGTCGACCTGATCGTCACGGGAAGCCGTAATCACTCCGCGCTGAGGCGCCTCCTGGGGCGCAGTCTTTCCCAACAGCTGGCACGGACGGCGCCTTGCCCGGTCACCATCGTACGTGAGGAGGCCCGTGCCTGA
- a CDS encoding biotin--[acetyl-CoA-carboxylase] ligase, with amino-acid sequence MKHPGSDLALVEAVVPLLRTCCFGRALRGYETVGSTNTVAAAWAAEGAPEGAVVVAEYQTAGRGRRGRAWEASAGRNLTFSVVLRPTLAPERLGLITLAASVAVAEAVSAFTAPLEATIKWPNDVLLEGKKCCGMLLESSLYAHHGGAAAVILGIGLNVNQDTFPPSLAERATSLLLAAGRLVPRPPLLACLLERLEARYETLTTDGGAAVRKAYEARLAGLHRPVTFYLDDGTRLRGILAGLTDTGAVCIETAGGPRVFHAGEVSTAPPA; translated from the coding sequence ATGAAACACCCGGGCTCTGACCTGGCGCTGGTGGAGGCCGTCGTGCCGTTGCTGCGTACCTGCTGTTTCGGGCGCGCGCTGCGCGGGTACGAGACGGTCGGCTCGACGAACACGGTGGCTGCCGCCTGGGCGGCCGAGGGGGCGCCGGAGGGGGCCGTGGTGGTGGCCGAATACCAGACGGCCGGGCGCGGCCGGCGCGGGCGGGCCTGGGAAGCCTCCGCCGGGCGGAACCTGACCTTCTCGGTGGTACTCCGGCCCACGCTGGCCCCCGAGCGCCTGGGGCTGATCACGCTGGCGGCGAGTGTGGCCGTGGCCGAGGCCGTCTCTGCCTTCACCGCACCCCTCGAAGCCACCATCAAATGGCCCAACGACGTGCTGCTGGAGGGGAAAAAGTGCTGTGGGATGTTGCTCGAGTCGTCGCTGTACGCGCATCACGGCGGTGCGGCGGCCGTGATCCTGGGCATCGGGCTGAACGTCAATCAGGATACTTTCCCCCCGTCGCTGGCGGAGCGGGCCACGTCGCTGCTGCTGGCTGCGGGACGTCTCGTGCCGCGCCCGCCGTTGCTCGCCTGCCTGCTCGAACGGCTCGAGGCCCGCTACGAGACCCTGACCACGGACGGCGGCGCGGCGGTGCGGAAGGCCTACGAGGCCCGTCTGGCCGGCCTCCACCGCCCCGTCACCTTCTACCTGGACGACGGCACGCGACTCCGCGGCATCCTGGCCGGTCTCACGGATACCGGTGCGGTGTGTATCGAGACGGCCGGGGGCCCGCGGGTGTTTCATGCCGGAGAGGTCTCCACCGCACCCCCGGCCTGA
- a CDS encoding copper resistance system multicopper oxidase, giving the protein MKKKLTLETAPLSRRTFLHQAAAFGLLAGIKHLLPAYARPLTGGLTPPVAGSRPPTVYELTIAETGLRFGGRHARATTINGTVPGPLLRFREGEEVVLKVTNRLKEDTSIHWHGLLVPFNMDGVPGVSFPGIRPGETFTYRFALRQSGTYWYHSHSGLQEQTGVYGPIIVDPAGDDPVAYDREHVVVLSDWTFEDPHRVLRKLRKMPGYYNFQRQTLLGLLRGEDLSLRDRLRWGRMRMDATDLADVTGATYTYLMNGLAPEDNWTALFRPGERVRLRFINAGAGSFFDVRIPGLPLTIVQADGQNVQPVTVDEFRIGIAETYDVIVEPREDRAYTIFAESMDRSGYARGTLAPREGLQAPVPEQRRRPARSMADMGMDHGNMQGMDHGNMPGMDHGNMPGMDHGNMPGMDHGNMPGMDHGNMPGMDHEGHGMQMGAMAGLAPPGTLPPAVPHGEDTHGPGNAAVPMMTRSRLHEPGIGLGNDGRRVLVYTDLKSMEPTIDMPPPTREIELHLTGNMERYMWSIDGKAYSEAPEPIRIEKGERVRITFVNDTMMEHPMHLHGMWMMLENGHFPHLPRKHTLIVKPAERLSVLVVPDETGPWVFHCHILYHMDMGMFRVVEVTEPATAEVSQ; this is encoded by the coding sequence ATGAAAAAAAAGTTGACGCTGGAGACCGCGCCCCTTTCCCGGCGCACTTTTTTACACCAGGCCGCAGCGTTCGGGCTGCTGGCCGGAATCAAGCACCTGCTCCCGGCCTATGCCCGCCCGTTGACTGGAGGCCTGACCCCGCCCGTCGCGGGTTCACGCCCCCCTACGGTCTATGAGCTGACCATCGCCGAGACCGGGCTCCGTTTCGGTGGGCGCCATGCTCGGGCTACCACCATCAATGGAACCGTGCCCGGCCCCCTGCTACGCTTTCGCGAAGGGGAAGAGGTGGTCCTCAAGGTCACCAACCGGCTGAAGGAGGATACCTCGATCCACTGGCACGGCCTGCTGGTTCCTTTCAATATGGATGGCGTGCCCGGCGTCAGCTTCCCCGGCATCCGGCCCGGCGAGACGTTCACCTATCGCTTCGCCCTCCGGCAATCCGGAACCTACTGGTACCACAGCCACAGCGGCCTGCAAGAACAAACGGGCGTGTATGGCCCCATCATCGTCGATCCTGCCGGTGACGACCCGGTGGCCTACGACCGCGAACACGTGGTCGTACTCAGTGACTGGACCTTCGAGGATCCGCACCGGGTGCTGCGCAAGCTCCGCAAAATGCCCGGATACTACAACTTCCAGCGACAGACCCTCCTCGGGTTGCTCCGGGGAGAAGACCTGAGCCTGCGCGATCGCCTCAGATGGGGCCGCATGCGGATGGACGCCACCGACCTGGCCGACGTCACCGGGGCGACCTACACCTATCTGATGAATGGGCTGGCGCCGGAGGACAACTGGACCGCCCTGTTCCGCCCGGGCGAGCGGGTCCGCCTGCGCTTCATCAATGCCGGGGCCGGGTCGTTCTTCGATGTACGGATCCCGGGCCTGCCCCTGACCATCGTACAGGCCGACGGGCAGAACGTCCAGCCGGTGACGGTGGACGAGTTCCGCATCGGCATCGCGGAGACCTACGACGTGATCGTCGAGCCCCGGGAAGACCGGGCGTATACCATCTTCGCCGAGTCGATGGATCGCAGCGGCTATGCCCGCGGCACACTCGCCCCCCGCGAAGGCCTGCAGGCTCCGGTCCCCGAACAGCGCCGCCGCCCTGCCCGCTCCATGGCCGATATGGGCATGGACCACGGCAACATGCAGGGCATGGACCACGGCAACATGCCAGGCATGGACCACGGCAACATGCCAGGCATGGACCACGGCAACATGCCAGGCATGGACCACGGCAACATGCCAGGCATGGACCACGGCAACATGCCAGGCATGGACCACGAAGGGCACGGGATGCAGATGGGGGCCATGGCGGGGCTGGCCCCTCCGGGCACCCTCCCTCCGGCCGTGCCCCACGGAGAAGACACCCACGGGCCGGGCAATGCCGCCGTACCCATGATGACCCGTAGCCGCCTCCACGAACCCGGCATCGGCCTGGGCAACGACGGGCGCCGGGTGCTGGTCTATACCGACCTGAAGAGCATGGAGCCGACGATCGACATGCCTCCCCCGACCCGTGAGATCGAGCTCCACCTGACCGGTAACATGGAGCGTTACATGTGGTCGATCGACGGCAAAGCCTACTCGGAGGCCCCTGAGCCCATCCGTATCGAAAAAGGCGAGCGGGTGCGGATCACCTTCGTCAACGACACCATGATGGAGCATCCCATGCACCTGCACGGCATGTGGATGATGCTGGAGAACGGCCACTTCCCGCACCTGCCCCGCAAGCATACCCTGATTGTCAAGCCCGCCGAACGGCTCTCGGTACTCGTAGTCCCCGATGAGACCGGCCCCTGGGTGTTTCACTGCCACATCCTCTATCACATGGATATGGGCATGTTTCGCGTTGTGGAAGTCACTGAACCCGCGACGGCGGAGGTTAGCCAGTGA
- a CDS encoding DUF2933 domain-containing protein — protein sequence MMDWLAENWFFVLLLLAFIALHLFGHGHGHGGHGRHREG from the coding sequence ATGATGGACTGGCTCGCTGAAAACTGGTTTTTCGTCCTGCTGTTGCTGGCCTTTATCGCCCTCCACCTGTTCGGGCACGGTCACGGCCATGGCGGGCACGGCAGGCACCGGGAAGGGTAG
- a CDS encoding copper resistance protein B: MLNTIRLLALTGVLLLAAGPFRPVEAQNLPRPRFENENIYGFVLFDVFEAAPGLEGSPLAWDMFASIGKEYDRFWIKSDGDLSTSQRGGEMEFQALYSRLIAPYWELQAGARFDVAYSSEQTRRRGHLVVGLEGLAPYWFELEPALFISQDGDVSAGLTGSYDLFVTQRLILQPRLDAVAAVQEVETWGVGKGLNSVGLSLRLRYELAREFAPYLGVSWSRLFGRTGDLARAEGEDTRTVGLVFGLRWWH; encoded by the coding sequence ATGTTGAACACGATACGCCTGCTGGCCCTGACCGGGGTGTTGCTCCTCGCCGCAGGGCCCTTCCGGCCCGTGGAGGCTCAGAACCTGCCCCGGCCCCGGTTCGAAAATGAGAACATCTATGGCTTCGTCCTTTTCGATGTCTTCGAAGCGGCGCCGGGCCTGGAAGGCAGCCCCCTGGCCTGGGACATGTTTGCCTCCATCGGGAAGGAATATGACCGGTTCTGGATCAAGAGTGACGGCGACCTTTCGACCTCGCAGCGCGGGGGCGAGATGGAGTTTCAGGCCCTCTACAGCCGCCTCATCGCCCCCTACTGGGAGCTGCAGGCCGGCGCCCGCTTCGACGTGGCCTATAGCAGCGAACAAACCCGGCGGCGGGGACACCTGGTGGTAGGCCTCGAAGGGCTGGCGCCCTACTGGTTCGAGCTGGAACCTGCCCTGTTTATCAGCCAGGACGGGGACGTATCCGCCGGCCTGACCGGCAGCTACGATCTGTTCGTCACCCAGCGCTTGATCCTTCAACCCCGTCTGGATGCCGTGGCTGCGGTGCAGGAGGTGGAAACCTGGGGGGTAGGAAAAGGCCTCAACAGCGTAGGACTGAGCCTCCGGCTCCGGTACGAGCTCGCGCGGGAATTCGCCCCGTACCTGGGGGTGAGCTGGAGCCGCCTCTTCGGCCGCACGGGCGATCTGGCCCGGGCCGAAGGAGAGGATACCCGAACCGTTGGACTGGTTTTCGGGCTTCGATGGTGGCACTGA
- a CDS encoding site-2 protease family protein gives MSAPTTHTFRQTLLVIVLCLLPILLLVVVLTGHLVLSPWLLLLLLLLCFAGMYYVLARQPGVAEDVAAPPAEQPPADVPEALMLQVIDILYPSKSYQKGGFYFFEGPLSLKPEAAYEALQRRFADSTLVPLLQESENGQPVLVLAPSEALPAPAPRRQHAWLNGLLFLATLATTTWAGAAHQGINLIRDPGQLGAGLPYALALLFILGAHEMGHYLTARRYGMHVSLPYFIPVPFGLGTFGAFIQMKSLAPHRRALFDVAVAGPLAGLVIALPALLIGLRYSTLVPDGAGPSMFMGGADVGSSILLAFLAKAALGEAVLEGHRLILHPVAFAGWLGLLVTALNLIPVGQLDGGHMVHALLGHRTARTVGVVSLVALVLLGLFVWSGLLFWALLIFFLAGTEDAPARNDLTRVPHGRMVLGAAAFVLLLLILLPVPHALYASLGIHCPYT, from the coding sequence ATGTCCGCCCCTACTACCCACACCTTCAGGCAGACGCTGCTGGTCATCGTCCTTTGCCTGCTGCCGATCCTGCTACTGGTGGTCGTCCTGACCGGGCACCTCGTGCTTTCTCCGTGGCTGCTGTTGCTGCTCCTGTTGCTGTGCTTCGCCGGGATGTATTACGTCCTGGCACGCCAGCCAGGGGTAGCGGAAGACGTGGCTGCTCCTCCGGCGGAGCAGCCCCCCGCGGACGTTCCGGAAGCGCTGATGCTCCAGGTCATCGACATCCTGTACCCCAGCAAGAGCTATCAGAAGGGCGGCTTCTACTTTTTCGAGGGCCCCCTGTCGTTGAAGCCGGAGGCTGCTTATGAGGCGCTCCAGCGGCGTTTCGCCGACAGTACGCTGGTCCCATTGCTACAGGAAAGCGAGAACGGCCAGCCGGTGCTGGTGCTGGCTCCCTCCGAAGCCCTCCCGGCCCCGGCGCCACGCAGGCAGCACGCCTGGCTGAACGGGTTGCTGTTCCTCGCCACACTGGCCACCACCACCTGGGCCGGAGCAGCGCATCAAGGCATCAACCTGATAAGGGATCCCGGGCAACTGGGCGCCGGCCTCCCCTATGCCCTGGCCCTGCTGTTCATCCTGGGGGCCCACGAAATGGGGCATTACCTCACGGCCCGCCGTTACGGAATGCACGTTTCGTTGCCCTACTTCATCCCCGTACCCTTTGGCCTGGGTACCTTCGGCGCCTTTATCCAGATGAAGTCGCTGGCACCGCACCGTCGTGCGCTGTTCGATGTAGCCGTGGCCGGACCGCTGGCAGGGCTGGTCATCGCCCTCCCCGCCTTGCTCATCGGCCTCCGGTATTCAACCCTGGTGCCCGACGGGGCGGGCCCGTCGATGTTCATGGGCGGGGCCGACGTAGGCTCCTCGATCTTGCTGGCCTTCCTGGCAAAGGCCGCCCTGGGTGAGGCCGTCCTCGAAGGGCACCGCTTGATCTTGCACCCCGTGGCTTTTGCGGGCTGGCTGGGCCTGCTCGTCACGGCGCTCAACCTGATCCCGGTGGGCCAGCTCGACGGCGGCCATATGGTCCATGCCCTGCTCGGGCACCGGACGGCCCGGACGGTTGGCGTCGTCTCGCTCGTCGCCCTCGTCCTGTTGGGCCTGTTTGTCTGGAGTGGCCTGCTGTTCTGGGCCCTGTTGATCTTTTTCCTGGCTGGCACCGAAGATGCCCCGGCCCGCAACGACCTCACCCGCGTGCCCCACGGGCGCATGGTGCTGGGAGCTGCGGCCTTCGTCCTGTTGCTGTTGATCCTGCTGCCCGTACCCCATGCCCTTTACGCCTCCCTGGGGATTCACTGCCCGTACACCTGA
- a CDS encoding DUF5676 family membrane protein codes for MLNTRLVTWALALFTSLSYLLCVLYGLITPDSVHMHTFLETVLPAFTWLTFGSFILGLFESFLWGVYIGLVFSLIYNALYRRWAKSEPS; via the coding sequence ATGTTGAACACCCGACTCGTTACCTGGGCGCTGGCCCTCTTTACCAGCCTCAGCTACCTCCTCTGCGTCCTGTACGGCCTGATCACCCCAGATAGTGTGCATATGCACACGTTCCTGGAAACCGTTCTGCCGGCCTTTACCTGGCTCACCTTCGGAAGCTTCATCCTGGGGCTTTTCGAGAGTTTCCTCTGGGGCGTCTATATCGGGCTGGTCTTTTCACTCATCTACAATGCCCTGTATCGACGCTGGGCGAAATCAGAGCCAAGCTGA
- a CDS encoding YtxH domain-containing protein, whose product MKETGWSRVLRAGAWGVLLGGAAGFALGMLLAPEEGRKLRRRLAYQLENLAGQVGEVMDQLLHPETAGEARREGDALVADARARARQIREDIDELLGEMRQQRPARPRSSTAE is encoded by the coding sequence ATGAAAGAGACAGGATGGAGCCGGGTTTTGCGGGCAGGTGCCTGGGGGGTGTTGCTCGGGGGGGCGGCAGGCTTTGCCCTGGGCATGCTGCTGGCGCCGGAGGAGGGGCGCAAACTGCGGCGTCGCCTGGCCTACCAGCTGGAGAACCTGGCCGGCCAGGTGGGTGAGGTGATGGATCAACTCCTGCACCCGGAGACCGCCGGAGAAGCCCGGCGCGAAGGCGATGCCCTCGTGGCCGACGCACGGGCCCGGGCCCGCCAGATCCGCGAAGACATCGACGAACTCCTCGGCGAAATGCGCCAGCAGCGCCCGGCACGGCCACGTTCCTCGACCGCCGAATAA